The following proteins are co-located in the Lacticaseibacillus paracasei subsp. paracasei genome:
- a CDS encoding class II fructose-bisphosphate aldolase — MYKNLKQLMDEAQALDYTVGAFNAHNLEMVPSMITAAKDAGSPIIIQTSVATAEYVGMKNFVAVCKSMAQDLLVDVDLHLDHAKSFDAIKEAIDAGYSSVMFDGSALPNKENMERARRVADYAHEHGVSVECEIGTIGGTEEGVTVKEGRYTDPQQAIAFLNNVDVEALAVGVGTHHGQFKSKTELNWPLIEELHKEISKPMVIHGGTGVNEADYHRLTENGFRKFNVGTELLVGWTRKAKEMFGQTEVNNSLRNNIEPCNQVVYDIVKHKSGLFLNKDAEVPINA; from the coding sequence ATGTACAAGAACTTAAAGCAATTGATGGATGAAGCGCAAGCACTTGATTATACAGTTGGCGCTTTTAATGCGCACAACTTGGAAATGGTGCCATCAATGATCACGGCTGCAAAGGATGCAGGATCGCCAATTATCATTCAAACAAGTGTTGCGACGGCTGAATACGTTGGCATGAAGAACTTTGTTGCGGTTTGCAAATCCATGGCGCAAGATCTGTTAGTCGATGTTGATCTGCATCTAGATCACGCTAAGTCATTTGATGCCATTAAAGAAGCCATTGATGCTGGCTATTCCTCTGTGATGTTTGACGGTTCAGCGCTGCCGAATAAGGAAAACATGGAACGGGCACGCCGGGTAGCCGACTATGCACATGAACATGGTGTTTCAGTCGAGTGCGAAATCGGCACAATCGGTGGGACTGAAGAAGGTGTGACCGTCAAGGAAGGCCGGTATACTGACCCGCAACAAGCCATTGCCTTCTTGAATAACGTCGATGTCGAAGCACTAGCTGTCGGCGTTGGTACTCACCACGGCCAATTCAAATCAAAGACCGAATTGAACTGGCCTTTGATTGAAGAATTGCACAAAGAAATCAGCAAACCAATGGTCATTCACGGCGGTACCGGCGTGAACGAAGCTGATTATCATCGTTTGACCGAAAACGGCTTCCGCAAGTTCAATGTTGGGACCGAATTATTAGTTGGTTGGACCCGGAAAGCCAAAGAAATGTTCGGTCAGACCGAGGTCAACAACTCGCTGCGGAACAACATCGAACCATGCAACCAAGTTGTCTACGATATCGTCAAGCACAAGAGTGGTTTGTTCTTAAATAAAGATGCCGAAGTGCCAATTAACGCGTAA
- a CDS encoding ISL3 family transposase: MSQYDPTLSVLGIPDHNIKVAFVRHEYRGNGVRRRQYHVIDAELTYRLTRCPLCGFEALHPNGFYTAHVRVLNGVEMPTVIDLHKQRWRCHNCYHTVSAKTPLVQPNHTIATHMTERIMKLAHERLPVKTIARIIGISASSVQRIIDQNLKLRPARRLPTRLCFDEFRSTHGMMSFICLDADSHRLIALLGDRFNRTIKNFFIAHYSLAERTRVQTVTMDMNAAYQTIIHEVFPKAQVVIDRFHIIQLAARALDQVRVQALKQLDDKHSRPYKIMKTNWRLFHQTAPDAKHKQFLFGLNEYVTQQEAIDIALDTEPKLKQTYETYLALHDALMVKKHPTELANLLATYEPNGTAMDMTIATLKRHKVAVLAAVTSPYSNGPIEGVNRLIKSLKRSCFGFKNQLNFFKRIYQITA; encoded by the coding sequence ATGTCCCAATACGATCCTACACTGTCCGTCCTTGGAATACCAGACCATAATATCAAAGTTGCCTTTGTTCGTCATGAATATCGCGGCAACGGGGTACGTCGCCGCCAGTATCATGTGATTGATGCCGAGCTGACTTACCGGTTAACCCGGTGCCCACTGTGTGGCTTTGAGGCCTTGCACCCTAACGGGTTTTATACGGCCCACGTGCGCGTCCTCAATGGGGTTGAAATGCCGACAGTCATTGACTTGCACAAGCAACGATGGCGCTGTCATAACTGTTACCACACAGTCAGTGCCAAGACGCCACTCGTGCAACCCAACCACACGATCGCCACTCACATGACAGAGCGAATCATGAAGTTAGCGCATGAACGGTTGCCAGTCAAAACCATCGCCCGTATTATCGGAATCTCAGCTTCCTCGGTTCAACGGATCATTGACCAAAATCTCAAACTCCGACCGGCTCGCCGGCTGCCCACGCGACTCTGCTTTGATGAGTTCCGTTCTACTCATGGCATGATGTCGTTTATCTGTCTTGATGCCGATTCACATCGTCTGATTGCCTTGCTTGGTGATCGATTCAACCGCACGATTAAAAACTTCTTCATCGCTCATTATTCACTCGCTGAACGCACTCGGGTCCAGACGGTCACCATGGACATGAATGCAGCTTATCAGACGATTATTCATGAGGTTTTCCCCAAGGCCCAAGTCGTCATTGATCGGTTCCATATCATTCAACTTGCGGCTCGTGCCCTTGATCAGGTACGCGTCCAAGCGCTCAAACAGCTTGATGACAAGCACAGCCGTCCTTATAAGATCATGAAGACAAACTGGCGGCTTTTTCATCAAACTGCGCCTGACGCTAAACACAAACAGTTCCTGTTTGGTTTGAATGAATACGTCACGCAACAGGAGGCCATCGATATCGCACTTGATACTGAGCCCAAGCTCAAGCAAACCTACGAGACCTACTTAGCGCTTCATGATGCCTTGATGGTGAAGAAACATCCCACGGAACTGGCAAACCTGTTAGCTACTTACGAGCCAAACGGTACGGCAATGGACATGACGATCGCGACGCTTAAGCGACACAAAGTCGCTGTTCTCGCCGCTGTCACCAGCCCTTATTCCAACGGTCCGATCGAAGGGGTTAACCGCCTCATCAAGTCACTCAAACGATCCTGTTTTGGCTTCAAGAATCAGCTGAACTTCTTCAAACGAATCTACCAAATCACGGCATAA
- a CDS encoding PTS sugar transporter subunit IIB yields the protein MTRKLTIYFICGAGLGSSLACQMTAEDVLNRLGLDENLEHEAISSTPGLRTDIIVSAENFASQFKQYDLDPAIKFVFLHNIVDPDEIEAKLVPVIKELSEKSA from the coding sequence ATGACCAGGAAATTAACGATTTACTTCATCTGTGGTGCCGGCCTAGGCTCTTCCTTAGCTTGCCAGATGACTGCAGAAGATGTTTTAAACCGTTTGGGATTAGATGAAAACCTTGAACATGAGGCGATTTCATCAACACCAGGTTTACGGACGGACATCATTGTCTCGGCGGAAAATTTTGCTTCGCAGTTCAAACAATATGACCTCGATCCAGCCATCAAGTTTGTCTTTCTGCACAACATTGTTGATCCAGACGAAATTGAAGCCAAGCTCGTGCCAGTTATCAAAGAGTTATCAGAAAAATCGGCTTGA
- a CDS encoding AAA family ATPase gives MMSDQKQILVLLAGAPGTGKTYTANKIMQAISGFVSLPLDLFKEHLYDELGFDNLEEKQLLDAEARARYYRGIGMLMQEHKMILGDYPFSRLQKPALEKLAAKHHYAVITIRLEADIKVLYDRQRKRDLSDPRHLGHLMNHYHRGDTLENISETPDGMPTFEVFSNRVQDRGYQTFQLGQLIRVDVNDYGTVDYRGLVEALREAIRGVEFLTR, from the coding sequence ATGATGAGCGATCAAAAGCAGATCTTGGTCCTGCTAGCAGGTGCGCCAGGCACGGGGAAAACGTATACTGCAAATAAGATCATGCAAGCAATCAGCGGATTCGTCTCCCTGCCGCTCGATCTTTTTAAAGAACATCTTTACGATGAGTTAGGCTTTGATAACCTTGAGGAAAAGCAACTCCTCGATGCAGAAGCGAGAGCACGATACTACCGCGGCATTGGCATGCTGATGCAGGAACACAAAATGATTCTGGGCGACTATCCCTTCAGCCGATTGCAAAAACCAGCGCTCGAAAAATTGGCAGCCAAACATCACTATGCGGTTATCACCATCAGATTAGAAGCAGACATCAAGGTACTCTACGATCGCCAGCGAAAACGCGACCTATCCGATCCCCGTCATCTTGGTCATCTCATGAATCACTATCATCGCGGTGATACACTCGAAAACATCAGCGAAACGCCTGATGGCATGCCGACATTTGAAGTGTTTAGCAATCGCGTGCAAGATCGAGGCTACCAGACGTTTCAGCTAGGTCAGTTGATTCGAGTGGATGTGAATGATTATGGGACAGTGGATTATCGGGGGTTGGTGGAGGCGTTGAGAGAAGCGATTAGAGGCGTTGAATTCTTAACCCGATAG
- a CDS encoding flavocytochrome c, protein MKKWVKIAGLLALMSVVLVGCSSGASSKSSSSSSKANKAASSKVTSGASQQAYTDPKTMKGKYDIVIVGAGGAGMTAAIEAKQQGMNPVILEKMPVAGGNTLKASSGMNASQTKVEAAQGVKDSNDQFYEETLKGGGGTNDKALLRYFVDNSASAIDWLDSIGIKLDKLTISGGMSVKRTHRPHDGSAVGGYLVDGLVKEVKKEKIPLFVNSDVTKLNETDGKISGVTVKINQDKTKKIAAKAVIVTTGGFGASKQMIKKYRPDLAHYVTTNQAGATGDGIKMIEKVGGYAIDMNKIQIHPTVNQSKHILIGEATRGEGGILVNQSGKRFYNEMNTRDKVSAAINKQKGKDAWVVIDTGVRQRSSAIDFYIKDKLGVEGKTLDELAKKMKVPAATLSKTVSTWNEAVTNKKDAEFGRTTGMDHGLTTGPYYAFKIAPGIHYTMGGVKINTKTEVLTKKQQPIPALYAAGEVTGGLHGDNRIGGNSVADIVIFGRQAGTQATAYVKAQQ, encoded by the coding sequence TTGAAAAAGTGGGTTAAAATCGCAGGGCTGTTGGCGCTGATGAGTGTCGTGCTGGTTGGTTGCAGTAGCGGGGCGAGTTCAAAGTCGAGTTCGTCAAGTTCAAAAGCAAACAAAGCAGCTAGCAGCAAGGTCACTAGCGGGGCTTCACAGCAGGCCTACACAGATCCGAAAACGATGAAGGGCAAGTATGACATCGTGATTGTCGGTGCTGGTGGTGCCGGGATGACAGCTGCCATCGAGGCGAAGCAGCAAGGGATGAATCCCGTCATTCTTGAAAAAATGCCCGTTGCTGGCGGGAATACGCTGAAAGCCTCTAGCGGTATGAATGCCAGTCAGACGAAAGTTGAAGCTGCCCAAGGGGTTAAGGACAGCAATGATCAGTTCTATGAAGAAACGCTAAAAGGTGGCGGCGGGACGAATGACAAAGCACTGCTGCGCTATTTTGTCGACAACTCAGCCAGCGCCATTGACTGGCTTGATTCGATTGGGATTAAGCTGGACAAATTGACGATTTCCGGTGGGATGTCGGTCAAGCGCACGCATCGGCCACACGATGGTTCAGCCGTTGGCGGTTATCTCGTTGATGGGCTCGTGAAAGAAGTCAAAAAAGAAAAGATTCCGCTGTTTGTGAACTCAGATGTTACCAAGTTGAATGAAACAGATGGTAAAATCAGCGGGGTCACCGTCAAGATCAATCAAGACAAGACGAAAAAAATCGCAGCCAAGGCTGTGATTGTGACCACTGGCGGTTTCGGGGCAAGTAAGCAAATGATCAAGAAATATCGCCCTGATCTGGCTCATTACGTCACCACTAACCAAGCTGGCGCAACCGGTGATGGCATCAAGATGATCGAGAAAGTCGGCGGCTATGCGATCGACATGAATAAGATCCAAATTCACCCAACTGTTAACCAAAGCAAGCATATTCTCATTGGTGAAGCGACCCGCGGTGAAGGCGGCATTTTAGTTAACCAAAGCGGGAAGCGGTTCTATAACGAAATGAATACCCGTGACAAGGTTTCCGCTGCCATTAACAAGCAAAAAGGTAAGGATGCTTGGGTCGTGATTGATACAGGCGTCCGCCAACGGTCGAGTGCCATTGACTTTTATATCAAGGACAAGCTCGGTGTCGAAGGCAAAACCCTTGATGAACTCGCCAAGAAAATGAAGGTGCCAGCGGCCACGTTATCCAAGACGGTTTCAACTTGGAACGAAGCGGTCACCAACAAAAAGGATGCCGAGTTTGGTCGGACAACTGGGATGGACCATGGCCTCACCACCGGCCCATACTATGCTTTCAAAATCGCCCCAGGCATCCATTACACCATGGGTGGCGTGAAGATCAACACCAAGACTGAGGTGCTGACAAAGAAGCAGCAACCAATCCCAGCACTATACGCAGCCGGTGAAGTCACCGGCGGCCTACACGGCGACAACCGAATCGGTGGCAATTCCGTCGCCGATATTGTGATCTTTGGTCGCCAAGCAGGAACGCAGGCGACGGCTTACGTGAAAGCACAACAGTAA
- a CDS encoding PTS sugar transporter subunit IIC has protein sequence MVVVNFIIQNILTQAAITIALIAMLGLLLQRKSFGAVLTGTFKTLLGFQVLSAGSAIIVTALTYFGKIFQHGFHLKGVVPSIEAINGQAMNTLGLGNEIALTFLGIFIVNIIIARFSPWKYIFLTGQALLWMSTMTVVGGKIAGFNSVVTIAVGSVIGGIFAVAMPAIAQPFVRKITKGDAIALGHFCTIGYMVEAGAAWIFGERGEKKHSIEDIKLPKYMEFLQDTYLSVAVVMVPLFMITAAFAGPKYAGNGTSLNYIMNAFMMGIQFVVGVYVLLAGVRLLLGEIVPAFRGIAMKLVPNAKPALDCPVLFPFSPNAVILGFITTTIGTVIGMFLMPVFGLAVILPGMLTNFFAGGTAGIFGNVVGGRRGAIIGGIIHGLFITLLPALLVTALTSFGFVNASATDSDTIVAMLMYAWILTPILKAV, from the coding sequence ATGGTTGTGGTTAACTTTATTATTCAAAATATTCTGACTCAGGCAGCCATCACCATTGCGTTAATCGCGATGCTTGGCTTACTTCTACAACGCAAGTCCTTTGGCGCGGTCCTAACTGGAACCTTCAAGACACTGCTGGGATTTCAAGTATTATCAGCAGGGTCCGCCATTATTGTCACAGCACTGACGTATTTCGGAAAGATTTTTCAACATGGTTTTCACCTAAAAGGGGTTGTACCCAGCATTGAGGCGATCAATGGTCAAGCCATGAATACGCTGGGGTTGGGAAATGAAATTGCCTTAACCTTTTTGGGCATCTTCATTGTCAACATTATCATTGCGCGGTTCTCGCCATGGAAATATATTTTTCTAACCGGACAGGCGCTGTTGTGGATGTCGACCATGACGGTTGTCGGCGGCAAGATAGCTGGCTTTAATTCAGTTGTGACCATTGCTGTCGGTAGTGTCATCGGTGGGATTTTCGCGGTGGCCATGCCAGCCATTGCTCAGCCTTTTGTTCGTAAGATTACCAAGGGCGATGCCATTGCTTTAGGACACTTTTGTACGATCGGCTACATGGTAGAAGCAGGCGCCGCTTGGATCTTCGGTGAACGTGGCGAAAAGAAACACTCGATTGAAGACATCAAGTTACCAAAGTACATGGAATTCTTGCAAGACACGTATCTCTCTGTTGCTGTTGTGATGGTGCCATTGTTTATGATCACCGCGGCTTTTGCAGGTCCTAAGTACGCCGGTAACGGCACGAGTCTGAACTATATCATGAATGCCTTCATGATGGGCATTCAGTTCGTTGTCGGGGTCTATGTCCTGCTTGCGGGCGTTCGGCTCTTACTTGGTGAAATCGTTCCGGCTTTCCGTGGTATTGCGATGAAACTGGTACCAAATGCGAAACCAGCACTTGACTGTCCAGTCTTGTTCCCATTCTCACCAAACGCGGTCATCTTAGGCTTCATTACGACAACTATTGGGACCGTCATTGGCATGTTCTTGATGCCTGTTTTCGGACTCGCGGTCATTCTGCCGGGGATGTTAACTAACTTCTTCGCTGGCGGGACTGCAGGGATCTTCGGAAACGTTGTCGGCGGCCGCCGCGGGGCCATCATTGGCGGCATTATCCACGGCCTGTTCATCACCTTGTTGCCAGCGCTGCTAGTCACGGCCTTGACCTCGTTTGGCTTCGTGAATGCTTCGGCAACTGACTCCGATACGATCGTGGCCATGCTGATGTATGCCTGGATCCTAACGCCGATTCTTAAAGCAGTTTAA
- a CDS encoding IS30 family transposase, with translation MSPYTHLTLKDRESILLGISTGKTLDTIAKEIGRSKSTVSREIARNGGWRNYSAATAQDRYRRVRLASRRPRILDRPGTRDAVIRYITVLHWSPEQIAGRLSLEGSPIRISYSTIYRGIYLDNLGVPLKSHGARGLPRLLRHRGKTRKIKGTINERRGRFNDVPSIHDRPRSAENRSWFGHWEGDTVRGKTGHSALVTLVDRKSRYLLSKRTANAKADTVRDVMIELLGALPANRVRTVTPDRGREFARYRELAERLNTKVFFPDPHAPQQRGTNENTNGLIREYFPKNTDLDLQSDQEIETYIEQLNNRPRKVLGWKTPSEVFMGKKLHLS, from the coding sequence ATGAGTCCGTACACCCATCTTACCTTAAAAGACCGTGAATCGATACTGCTTGGTATCTCTACAGGCAAAACTCTTGATACCATCGCCAAAGAGATAGGTCGTTCCAAGAGTACAGTCAGCCGTGAAATTGCACGTAACGGCGGCTGGCGGAACTATTCGGCAGCCACCGCTCAGGACCGCTACCGGCGGGTTCGCTTGGCTAGCAGGCGTCCTCGGATCCTCGATCGACCGGGGACTCGTGACGCTGTCATTCGATATATCACGGTGCTACATTGGTCGCCTGAGCAGATTGCCGGTCGCTTGTCACTAGAAGGCAGTCCTATTCGCATCAGCTATTCGACTATCTACAGAGGTATCTACCTAGATAATCTCGGTGTTCCATTGAAGAGCCATGGTGCTCGCGGGCTACCAAGGCTGCTTCGACACCGAGGCAAGACGCGCAAAATCAAAGGCACCATAAATGAACGCCGGGGGCGCTTCAATGACGTGCCATCAATTCACGACCGACCCCGGTCGGCAGAAAATCGCAGCTGGTTTGGTCACTGGGAAGGCGATACAGTACGCGGTAAAACAGGACACTCTGCATTAGTAACATTAGTTGACCGTAAATCACGCTATCTGCTTTCGAAGCGAACGGCCAACGCAAAAGCTGACACTGTTAGAGACGTCATGATTGAGCTGCTTGGTGCCTTACCAGCTAACCGAGTAAGAACAGTGACTCCTGACCGTGGAAGGGAGTTTGCCCGGTACAGGGAGCTGGCAGAACGTCTGAATACAAAGGTCTTCTTTCCTGACCCACACGCGCCTCAACAACGAGGAACTAACGAAAACACCAACGGACTGATTAGAGAATACTTTCCCAAGAACACAGACCTAGACCTTCAGAGCGACCAGGAAATTGAGACTTACATTGAACAACTGAATAATCGACCACGCAAGGTCTTAGGCTGGAAGACGCCATCAGAAGTCTTCATGGGTAAAAAGTTGCACTTGAGTTGA
- a CDS encoding IS30 family transposase, producing the protein MAIITLIERSQIELMQHHTIQYIAATLGRSRISIRHELHRCPEGDYCAIIAQDHADTCRHRCGRHSILTPKLKRMVTEKLNLGWSPEMVGYAVHCAPHTIYHWIYQRQVDFQPSQLFDHGKRHKRRQDLRSRYNQAVGTSIEIRSESANRRTEKGHLEMDTVRGGRGSKAAVLTIVDRVTRLMATTKLENLSQNAVLKGFARLMVDFPGPVRSVTVDHGKEFSCDQALTKRYRIPVYFCHAYHPNERGTNERFNRELRYYFPKGTQFDQVSETDIQQATALINNKPRKCLRWQTPVQAVSKPLSRW; encoded by the coding sequence ATGGCCATTATAACCTTAATTGAACGATCTCAGATAGAACTGATGCAACACCACACGATTCAATACATCGCCGCGACCTTAGGCCGCTCTCGTATTTCTATTAGGCATGAGCTTCACCGTTGCCCTGAAGGTGATTACTGCGCCATTATAGCTCAGGATCATGCCGATACTTGTCGGCATCGTTGTGGTCGGCACTCGATTTTAACGCCTAAGTTGAAGCGGATGGTAACTGAGAAGCTAAACCTAGGTTGGTCCCCTGAAATGGTCGGTTATGCCGTTCACTGTGCGCCACACACGATTTACCACTGGATTTATCAAAGACAAGTCGATTTTCAGCCAAGCCAACTCTTTGATCACGGTAAACGTCATAAAAGAAGACAAGACCTTCGGTCGCGCTATAACCAAGCAGTAGGCACCTCAATTGAGATTCGCAGTGAGTCAGCTAATCGGCGAACCGAAAAAGGACATTTAGAGATGGATACAGTTCGCGGTGGTCGCGGGTCAAAGGCTGCTGTTTTGACCATTGTCGATCGGGTGACACGTTTAATGGCGACAACTAAGCTTGAAAACTTATCACAAAATGCTGTTCTCAAGGGATTTGCAAGACTGATGGTGGACTTTCCGGGTCCGGTTCGATCAGTGACGGTTGATCACGGTAAAGAGTTTTCCTGCGATCAGGCGCTTACAAAGCGCTATCGGATACCGGTTTACTTTTGCCACGCCTATCACCCGAATGAACGGGGCACAAATGAACGGTTCAATCGAGAACTTCGCTACTATTTCCCGAAGGGAACACAGTTTGATCAGGTTTCAGAGACCGATATTCAACAAGCCACAGCGCTTATCAATAACAAACCTAGAAAATGTCTCCGTTGGCAAACCCCAGTTCAAGCAGTGAGCAAGCCTCTTTCTAGGTGGTAA
- a CDS encoding BglG family transcription antiterminator, whose product MRERLTNLLRTLLDSSASSLSDLGKQFNVTTKTIRNEIQVLNEVLAEKSLPLFDIKRGVAYNHISTQQRHSLSDVLDFDSISQGALTPEQRAVYLLLDLLQATQPVYLVDEQEKMQISKSSMDSDLRNLRADLAKYNLTLTTSPKLGAQIEGNERSIRTMFGDVLTRQHALVTLIAQQLIASGMYVDKMKEVFTKQDVTYIRDLLRRCFPKGALAANDMYSQQVTVLLIIWLHRVRSGHYVKDDETAVDLNKENAKFLNELIQHYALQIDVASELGYVGFLINSFNRRGAIDLDDWVKAQIFSVALIDHMETEIGFPFSKNEKLFEELYNHMTALFKRLSQHVKVVNPLRKTIQQGYGPIYDAIDRFFKTGRYQLTMSDDEKAFLAMYFSATQAEDRQRQDYQYQAAVVCNFGTATGRVLAAKLEERFNIDVLAVLSTSEVGILRKLPVSLVFKTVDMPIDKIPSLKVNPIPSEVDLTRVAAFLKKHTTLTKYEGRTLDPTRLFRTVLDVLKTHQVTVDKRLLADLQAAFKENHVEINEREVQPMLKDLINDHQIQLQQKADDWEDAIRISAKPLLDEDYITKNYIQAMIDSVKKFGPYIVIGPAIALAHARPEDGTKKLGVTITTLAKPINFGNPDNDPVKIIFCLAAIDNYSHLNVMKAIVQLINDQQKVDQLAQQTDIQTFKNILFNEKTSKETI is encoded by the coding sequence ATGCGAGAAAGATTGACGAATCTTCTGCGAACATTGTTGGACAGTTCGGCAAGTTCTTTATCTGATTTAGGCAAGCAATTCAACGTCACGACAAAGACGATTCGAAATGAGATTCAGGTTTTAAATGAAGTTTTGGCGGAGAAAAGCTTGCCCTTATTCGATATCAAAAGAGGTGTCGCCTACAATCATATTTCAACGCAACAGCGGCATTCGCTGTCTGACGTCCTTGATTTTGACAGCATCAGTCAAGGCGCTTTAACCCCTGAGCAACGCGCTGTGTATCTCTTATTGGATTTGCTTCAAGCCACCCAACCGGTTTATCTCGTCGATGAACAAGAAAAGATGCAGATTAGTAAAAGCTCAATGGATTCTGATCTCCGCAACTTGCGGGCTGATCTAGCAAAATACAATCTAACACTCACGACCAGCCCAAAGTTAGGCGCACAGATTGAAGGCAACGAGCGATCAATTCGAACGATGTTTGGGGATGTCCTAACACGGCAACATGCTTTGGTCACCTTGATTGCCCAGCAATTAATCGCCAGCGGGATGTATGTCGACAAGATGAAGGAAGTCTTTACCAAACAAGATGTGACCTATATCCGGGACTTACTACGCCGTTGTTTTCCAAAAGGGGCCTTGGCCGCCAACGACATGTACAGCCAGCAAGTGACCGTGTTACTCATTATCTGGTTACACCGTGTTCGCAGCGGGCACTATGTCAAAGATGATGAAACTGCCGTTGATCTCAATAAGGAAAATGCCAAGTTTCTCAATGAACTCATTCAGCATTATGCCTTACAAATTGATGTTGCCAGCGAGTTAGGTTATGTCGGTTTTCTGATCAACAGTTTTAATCGCCGCGGTGCGATTGATCTTGACGACTGGGTCAAGGCCCAGATTTTCAGCGTTGCGCTCATTGATCATATGGAAACTGAAATTGGCTTTCCATTTTCTAAAAACGAAAAGCTTTTCGAAGAGCTATATAACCATATGACCGCTTTGTTCAAGCGCTTGTCACAGCATGTCAAAGTGGTTAATCCGCTGAGAAAGACCATTCAGCAGGGCTATGGGCCGATCTATGACGCGATTGATCGTTTCTTCAAGACGGGACGCTATCAGCTGACCATGTCTGATGATGAGAAGGCATTTCTGGCGATGTATTTCTCAGCGACACAAGCTGAGGATCGCCAGCGCCAAGACTATCAGTATCAAGCCGCAGTTGTCTGCAATTTCGGCACGGCGACGGGCAGAGTGTTGGCAGCCAAACTGGAGGAACGGTTTAACATTGATGTTCTTGCCGTTTTGAGCACGTCTGAAGTTGGCATTCTCCGCAAATTACCGGTCAGCTTAGTTTTCAAAACAGTCGACATGCCAATCGATAAAATCCCGAGTTTGAAGGTTAATCCCATTCCTTCAGAAGTTGATTTGACCCGAGTTGCAGCGTTTTTGAAGAAACACACAACGTTAACTAAGTACGAAGGCCGTACGTTAGATCCAACAAGACTATTTCGCACAGTTCTGGATGTGCTGAAAACCCATCAGGTGACAGTTGATAAACGACTATTAGCTGATCTGCAAGCAGCATTCAAGGAGAACCATGTCGAAATTAATGAAAGGGAGGTTCAGCCTATGTTGAAAGATTTAATCAACGATCACCAGATCCAGCTTCAACAGAAAGCTGATGATTGGGAAGATGCGATCCGTATTTCAGCAAAACCATTGCTTGACGAGGATTACATTACCAAAAATTATATCCAAGCAATGATTGATTCAGTTAAGAAATTCGGTCCGTATATTGTCATTGGACCTGCCATCGCGCTAGCCCATGCACGGCCAGAGGATGGGACAAAGAAGCTTGGCGTGACGATCACAACGTTGGCAAAACCAATCAACTTTGGCAATCCAGACAATGATCCCGTGAAGATCATCTTTTGTCTGGCCGCGATCGATAATTATTCGCATCTCAATGTCATGAAAGCCATTGTCCAACTCATCAATGATCAGCAAAAAGTTGATCAGCTGGCGCAACAAACAGATATTCAAACCTTTAAAAACATTTTATTCAACGAGAAAACGTCAAAGGAGACGATTTAA